A DNA window from Patagioenas fasciata isolate bPatFas1 chromosome 1, bPatFas1.hap1, whole genome shotgun sequence contains the following coding sequences:
- the HDAC10 gene encoding polyamine deacetylase HDAC10 isoform X5, with the protein MMLFSFIRCNTYHCARLAVGATLQLVDAVMTGKVCNGMALVRPPGHHSQKNAANGFCLFNNVAIAGEYAKRKYGLQRILIVDWDVHHGQGTQYIFEEDPSVLYFSWHRYEHQEFWPSLKESDYDAVGLGRGEGFNINLPWNKVGMGNSDYLAAFFHVLLPMAFEFDPELVLVSSGYDSGIGDPEGQMDATPEVFAHLTHFLMQLANGKLCVVLEGGYHLKSLSESVCMTVKTLLGDPVPQITGEMAPCLSAIESIQNVRAAHKPYWKWLAYEDTSVLQNLSTKSHPPKKANPNPFTDPESKITNNDESVKVERFLELHMKNILFPVPPIKTATTADSKGSAHLLPVPVHLVKEMDKTEIKALVSGFYADLVKEDKILHSLGNMLAVLDKILKKEVCNGIAESPRAAVSVAVALRHSVQFGFQRVLCIFVGDMQIIPNIEDGKILMIHICENEQSGKTSSKHCISLNWKEDAEGNDFFSALLGFILPVAYSYQPNLTVIAIGPNRSLGISGISLLFALLQGLAESRIFAVMEDTEMNLMRSVAKALVGASTPDFGVYVPPTQEKVTKIKILRDQFQQEWKMLQCSVKDGISRN; encoded by the exons AACACTTATCACTGTGCCAGGCTAGCAGTAGGAGCAACTTTGCAGCTCGTGGATGCTGTGATGACAGGAAAAGTGTGCAATGGAATGGCATTAGTAAG ACCTCCAGGTCACCACagccagaaaaatgcagctaatgggTTCTGTTTGTTCAACAATGTTGCTATTGCAGGAGAATATGCAAAACGGAAATATGGTCTACAGAG AATCCTAATTGTTGACTGGGATGTGCACCATGGGCAAGGAACTCAATATATATTCGAAGAGGATCCAAG TGTTTTGTATTTTTCCTGGCATCGCTATGAACATCAGGAATTCTGGCCATCACTCAAAGAATCTGATTATGATGCTgtgggtctgggcagaggagaagGTTTTAACATAAATTTGCCTTGGAATAAG GTTGGGATGGGAAATTCAGATTATCTTGCTGCGTTTTTCCATGTGTTGCTTCCAATGGCTTTTGAG TTTGATCCTGAATTGGTTCTTGTCTCCTCTGGTTACGATTCTGGAATTGGAGACCCTGAA gGTCAGATGGATGCAACTCCTGAGGTTTTTGCCCACCTTACCCATTTCCTGATGCAGTTAGCTAATGGAAAGCTGTGTGTTGTCCTAGAG GGTGGATACCACTTAAAGTCATTGTCTGAATCAGTCTGTATGACTGTAAAAACTTTGCTTGGAGATCCTGTACCTCAGATAACTGGAGAAATGGCACCTTGCCTAAG TGCAATTGAATCTATTCAAAATGTGAGAGCAGCACATAAACCCTACTGGAAATGGTTGGCGTATGAAG acacatcagttttacaaaatttgAGCACCAAGTCACACCCACCAAAGAAGGCTAATCCGAATCCCTTCACAGACCCTGAATCTAAGATTACTAACAATGATGAAAGTGTCAAAGTAGAAAGGTTTTTGGAACTCCACATGAAAAATATTCTATTTCCAGTACCTCCcatcaaaacagcaacaacagctgACTCTAAAGGTTCAGCACATTTGCTCCCTGTACCCGTTCATTTGGTGAAGGAAATggataaaactgaaataaaagcgCTTGTCAG tGGCTTTTATGCAGACCTTGTGAAAGAGGACAAAATTTTACACTCTCTTGGCAATATGCTGGCCGTCCTAGATAAAATACTTAAGAAGGAG gTATGCAATGGAATTGCAGAATCACCCagagctgctgtttctgttgctgtTGCACTTAGACATTCTGTTCAGTTTGGATTTCAAAG GGTGCTTTGTATATTTGTTGGAGACATGCAAATCATTCCGAACATAGAAGATGG AAAAATACTCATGATACATATTTGTGAGAATGAACAGTCTGGAAAGACCAGCTCCAAACACTGTATTTCTCTAAACTGGAAAGAG GATGCTGAAGGAAATGACTTCTTTTCTGCTCTACTTGGATTCATTCTTCCTGTAGCATATAGTTATCAGCCTAACCTGACAGTAATAGCTATTGGACCAAACAGGAGCCTTGGAATAAGTGGGATTTCTCTCCTTTTTGCTTTACTACAAGGATTAGCCGAGTCTCGCATTTTTGCAGTGATGGAG GACACTGAGATGAATTTAATGCGAAGTGTAGCCAAAGCATTAGTGGGTGCCTCTACACCTGACTTTGGAGTTTATGTGCCTCCTACCCAAGAAAaagtaactaaaataaaaatattaagagaTCAGTTTCAGCAGGAATGGAAAATGCTTCAATGTTCAG TGAAGGATGGGATTTCAAGAAATTGA
- the HDAC10 gene encoding polyamine deacetylase HDAC10 isoform X4 — MNEEELKRVSGNYDAFFFHPNTYHCARLAVGATLQLVDAVMTGKVCNGMALVRPPGHHSQKNAANGFCLFNNVAIAGEYAKRKYGLQRILIVDWDVHHGQGTQYIFEEDPSVLYFSWHRYEHQEFWPSLKESDYDAVGLGRGEGFNINLPWNKVGMGNSDYLAAFFHVLLPMAFEFDPELVLVSSGYDSGIGDPEGQMDATPEVFAHLTHFLMQLANGKLCVVLEGGYHLKSLSESVCMTVKTLLGDPVPQITGEMAPCLSAIESIQNVRAAHKPYWKWLAYEDTSVLQNLSTKSHPPKKANPNPFTDPESKITNNDESVKVERFLELHMKNILFPVPPIKTATTADSKGSAHLLPVPVHLVKEMDKTEIKALVSGFYADLVKEDKILHSLGNMLAVLDKILKKEVCNGIAESPRAAVSVAVALRHSVQFGFQRVLCIFVGDMQIIPNIEDGKILMIHICENEQSGKTSSKHCISLNWKEDAEGNDFFSALLGFILPVAYSYQPNLTVIAIGPNRSLGISGISLLFALLQGLAESRIFAVMEDTEMNLMRSVAKALVGASTPDFGVYVPPTQEKVTKIKILRDQFQQEWKMLQCSVKDGISRN; from the exons AACACTTATCACTGTGCCAGGCTAGCAGTAGGAGCAACTTTGCAGCTCGTGGATGCTGTGATGACAGGAAAAGTGTGCAATGGAATGGCATTAGTAAG ACCTCCAGGTCACCACagccagaaaaatgcagctaatgggTTCTGTTTGTTCAACAATGTTGCTATTGCAGGAGAATATGCAAAACGGAAATATGGTCTACAGAG AATCCTAATTGTTGACTGGGATGTGCACCATGGGCAAGGAACTCAATATATATTCGAAGAGGATCCAAG TGTTTTGTATTTTTCCTGGCATCGCTATGAACATCAGGAATTCTGGCCATCACTCAAAGAATCTGATTATGATGCTgtgggtctgggcagaggagaagGTTTTAACATAAATTTGCCTTGGAATAAG GTTGGGATGGGAAATTCAGATTATCTTGCTGCGTTTTTCCATGTGTTGCTTCCAATGGCTTTTGAG TTTGATCCTGAATTGGTTCTTGTCTCCTCTGGTTACGATTCTGGAATTGGAGACCCTGAA gGTCAGATGGATGCAACTCCTGAGGTTTTTGCCCACCTTACCCATTTCCTGATGCAGTTAGCTAATGGAAAGCTGTGTGTTGTCCTAGAG GGTGGATACCACTTAAAGTCATTGTCTGAATCAGTCTGTATGACTGTAAAAACTTTGCTTGGAGATCCTGTACCTCAGATAACTGGAGAAATGGCACCTTGCCTAAG TGCAATTGAATCTATTCAAAATGTGAGAGCAGCACATAAACCCTACTGGAAATGGTTGGCGTATGAAG acacatcagttttacaaaatttgAGCACCAAGTCACACCCACCAAAGAAGGCTAATCCGAATCCCTTCACAGACCCTGAATCTAAGATTACTAACAATGATGAAAGTGTCAAAGTAGAAAGGTTTTTGGAACTCCACATGAAAAATATTCTATTTCCAGTACCTCCcatcaaaacagcaacaacagctgACTCTAAAGGTTCAGCACATTTGCTCCCTGTACCCGTTCATTTGGTGAAGGAAATggataaaactgaaataaaagcgCTTGTCAG tGGCTTTTATGCAGACCTTGTGAAAGAGGACAAAATTTTACACTCTCTTGGCAATATGCTGGCCGTCCTAGATAAAATACTTAAGAAGGAG gTATGCAATGGAATTGCAGAATCACCCagagctgctgtttctgttgctgtTGCACTTAGACATTCTGTTCAGTTTGGATTTCAAAG GGTGCTTTGTATATTTGTTGGAGACATGCAAATCATTCCGAACATAGAAGATGG AAAAATACTCATGATACATATTTGTGAGAATGAACAGTCTGGAAAGACCAGCTCCAAACACTGTATTTCTCTAAACTGGAAAGAG GATGCTGAAGGAAATGACTTCTTTTCTGCTCTACTTGGATTCATTCTTCCTGTAGCATATAGTTATCAGCCTAACCTGACAGTAATAGCTATTGGACCAAACAGGAGCCTTGGAATAAGTGGGATTTCTCTCCTTTTTGCTTTACTACAAGGATTAGCCGAGTCTCGCATTTTTGCAGTGATGGAG GACACTGAGATGAATTTAATGCGAAGTGTAGCCAAAGCATTAGTGGGTGCCTCTACACCTGACTTTGGAGTTTATGTGCCTCCTACCCAAGAAAaagtaactaaaataaaaatattaagagaTCAGTTTCAGCAGGAATGGAAAATGCTTCAATGTTCAG TGAAGGATGGGATTTCAAGAAATTGA